In a single window of the Nicotiana tomentosiformis chromosome 10, ASM39032v3, whole genome shotgun sequence genome:
- the LOC138900143 gene encoding uncharacterized protein: MAKSSMGETPFSLVYVAEALIPVEVGEPTLRYLQLSKEANNEAMLFNLELLDDPMDLAHIRMAAHTQRMERYYNRRANLCYFKVGDLVLRKVTQNTQELSAGKLGPTWEGLYRVLAVTGKSSYELENQSGEKLLRNWDVAHLKRYYC; this comes from the coding sequence ATGGCCAAATCAAGCATGGGGgaaactcctttttcccttgtgtatgTTGCAGAAGCCTTAAttccggtggaagtaggggagcctACCTTAAGGTATTTACAGTTAAGCAAAGAAgcgaacaacgaagcaatgttgTTCAACTTGGAGTTACTCGATGATCCCATGGACTTGGCACATATAAGGATGGCGGCACATACgcagagaatggaaagatattacaatcgaagagccaatctttgtTACTTTAAAGTAGGAGATTTGGTTCTtaggaaagtaactcagaacacccAGGAACTCAGtgcagggaagctaggtccaacctgGGAAGGCCTCTATCGGGTTTTAGCTGTCACCGGGAAAAGTTCATACGAGTTAGAGAATCAGAGTGGGGAAAAGTTGCTAAGAAACTGggatgtggcacacctcaagagatattattgctga